From Brochothrix thermosphacta DSM 20171 = FSL F6-1036, a single genomic window includes:
- a CDS encoding PH domain-containing protein, translating to MEILKNQLPVIIKKVWRQVIFIEMAIFFVLTIAYLTLAYLFDWSYYWGSIGLVILLLLYFVEDKVINSLRWHRFRFEIREEELEIAYGIIFRHRELIPMVRIQHVETTQGPLLRKAGLMTVDIHTAATVHTILGLEENQAEQLRNQIIALVKVAVEDV from the coding sequence GTGGAAATTTTAAAGAATCAATTACCAGTAATAATAAAAAAAGTGTGGCGACAAGTTATTTTTATCGAGATGGCGATTTTTTTTGTCCTTACTATTGCCTACTTAACGCTAGCTTATTTGTTTGATTGGTCATACTATTGGGGATCTATCGGTTTAGTTATATTGTTATTATTGTATTTTGTTGAGGATAAAGTAATTAATTCTTTGCGTTGGCATCGTTTCCGATTTGAGATTCGTGAGGAAGAACTTGAAATAGCTTACGGTATTATTTTTAGACATCGTGAACTTATACCGATGGTACGAATTCAACATGTTGAAACAACTCAGGGCCCATTGCTTAGGAAGGCAGGTCTAATGACGGTTGATATCCATACTGCAGCAACTGTACATACTATTTTGGGTTTAGAAGAAAATCAGGCAGAACAACTACGAAATCAAATTATTGCGTTGGTAAAGGTGGCTGTTGAGGATGTCTAA
- a CDS encoding PH domain-containing protein: MSNIHTKTRQREHPIQLFILFFEFIKTWWFLLAMLFFNVVIKQTVSGVLVYGGSIVLIVLLLLKLVSYFFRYYEVAEDGVHQYEGIFVKEHKFMPYERIQSIHDQQWFFYQPFDVVQAKIEVAGSESTIVLNAVKTSDIDLIKNYRKKAVDSKKTSELNEVNKGSNESVIENVEKTVWEETLPFKNIIINALSSLKSYIGLFVLIGIINQLQSYIGEKYIDAQIERLFNYGVITIIVLILLAFLISVLIALVSDYIKYYNFTLHGYEGYFVIERGLFERHKTTVSYDKVQAVSIKKGIIAHFLGYASISVIQAGEVEGTDKYVMPLIKENEIEGFMSKVFPMMTFPEVQQGLALRTLHSFFLTRILWLYAPLLIGIYFISKPWAWFLLMLPLLFFIKYIIQRRYSGYKIAGRFLVFQVIGWFTTEKLYVNRNRIQAMYFKDSIWMEKNDFKHVRLAIKETTSYEVSLQYLKNIEAQKIYNWFSQK; this comes from the coding sequence ATGTCTAATATACATACAAAAACACGTCAAAGAGAGCATCCAATTCAGCTGTTTATCTTGTTTTTTGAATTTATTAAAACGTGGTGGTTTCTCCTAGCGATGTTGTTTTTTAACGTTGTTATAAAACAAACAGTAAGTGGTGTTTTAGTATATGGAGGTTCAATCGTTTTAATCGTATTGCTGTTATTAAAATTAGTAAGTTACTTCTTTCGTTATTACGAAGTCGCTGAAGATGGTGTTCATCAGTATGAGGGGATTTTCGTGAAAGAACATAAATTTATGCCATATGAGCGCATTCAATCCATCCATGATCAACAATGGTTTTTTTATCAGCCATTTGATGTTGTGCAAGCGAAGATAGAAGTTGCTGGTAGTGAATCGACGATTGTCTTAAATGCTGTTAAAACAAGCGATATTGATTTAATTAAAAACTATCGTAAAAAAGCAGTAGATAGTAAAAAAACGAGTGAATTAAATGAAGTAAATAAAGGGTCAAATGAGAGTGTAATCGAAAATGTTGAGAAAACAGTATGGGAAGAAACACTGCCATTTAAAAACATTATTATAAATGCTTTAAGTTCTCTAAAATCATATATAGGTTTATTTGTTTTAATTGGGATTATAAACCAGTTGCAAAGTTACATAGGTGAAAAATATATCGATGCACAAATTGAAAGATTATTTAATTATGGCGTTATAACAATTATCGTCCTAATTTTGCTGGCGTTTCTTATAAGTGTGTTAATTGCATTAGTGAGTGATTACATCAAGTATTATAATTTCACGTTACATGGCTATGAGGGCTACTTTGTAATTGAACGCGGCTTGTTTGAAAGACATAAAACAACAGTGAGCTATGATAAAGTACAAGCCGTCTCAATAAAAAAAGGGATCATTGCACATTTTTTAGGCTATGCTAGCATATCAGTCATTCAGGCTGGTGAAGTTGAGGGGACAGATAAATATGTGATGCCGCTTATTAAAGAAAATGAAATAGAAGGATTTATGAGCAAAGTTTTTCCAATGATGACATTTCCTGAAGTGCAGCAAGGATTAGCTTTAAGGACATTACATTCGTTCTTTCTAACACGTATTTTATGGTTATACGCACCACTTTTAATTGGTATTTATTTTATTTCCAAACCATGGGCATGGTTCTTGTTAATGTTACCTCTGCTGTTTTTTATAAAGTATATTATACAACGACGTTATAGTGGCTATAAAATTGCAGGACGTTTTTTGGTTTTTCAAGTGATTGGTTGGTTTACAACAGAAAAATTATACGTTAATCGTAATAGAATACAAGCGATGTATTTTAAGGATTCAATTTGGATGGAAAAAAATGATTTTAAACATGTACGATTGGCTATTAAAGAAACGACTTCATATGAGGTGAGTTTGCAATATTTAAAAAATATAGAAGCACAAAAAATTTATAATTGGTTCAGTCAAAAATAA
- the acpS gene encoding holo-ACP synthase, with the protein MIIGIGIDTVDLDRIAQLIERNSRFASRVLTEAEILACNKLKGTRVIEFVAGRYAAKEAFSKAYGTGIGPECSFQDLEILNEKGGKPVITHPFGMNAFVSITHTSTIAMAQVILEER; encoded by the coding sequence ATGATTATTGGTATAGGTATAGATACTGTGGATCTTGATCGAATTGCACAATTGATTGAACGCAATTCGCGTTTTGCATCTCGAGTGTTAACTGAGGCGGAAATTTTAGCCTGTAATAAGTTGAAAGGGACACGCGTTATTGAGTTTGTAGCAGGGCGTTACGCTGCAAAAGAAGCTTTTTCAAAAGCATATGGTACAGGTATTGGCCCTGAATGTTCTTTTCAAGATTTAGAAATATTGAATGAAAAAGGTGGAAAACCAGTAATAACCCATCCATTTGGAATGAACGCTTTCGTGTCTATCACACATACGAGCACTATAGCAATGGCACAGGTAATATTAGAAGAGAGGTAA
- the alr gene encoding alanine racemase: MTLGTHRNTWIEVNLKNIEENISNEKKILSENVAVFAVVKANGYGHGAVAVAKAAKAGGATGFCVALLDEALELRAAGINEPIIILAPIRAEDVAIAQKESLSIPICDLEYWQLVKPHIAESLPLYLHLVIDSGMGRIGFRDEEEIKIIEKNIVEHPTAQLEGVFTHFATADELDTTYFKQQLKTFKVLKTALITQPKYIHCSNSAAALMHPELEISCIRLGIAMYGLSPSMEIKPMLPYQLKPALALFSKLTQVKWVEEGQSIGYGATYKVAETGEWIGTLPIGYADGWLRDRSGSFVLIEGQRCQIIGRVCMDQCMIRLPKYYPIDTTVTFIGESYNESVTTDDVADYSGTINYEIVCLLSDRIPRYYI; encoded by the coding sequence ATGACGTTAGGGACACATCGTAATACATGGATAGAAGTCAATTTGAAAAACATCGAGGAAAATATCAGTAACGAGAAAAAAATATTATCTGAAAATGTTGCTGTTTTTGCTGTTGTTAAAGCAAATGGTTATGGCCATGGTGCAGTTGCGGTTGCGAAAGCTGCGAAGGCTGGCGGAGCAACTGGTTTTTGCGTGGCGTTACTTGATGAAGCTTTAGAGTTGAGAGCAGCTGGGATAAATGAACCTATAATAATTCTTGCGCCTATTCGCGCAGAAGATGTTGCGATTGCACAAAAAGAATCATTGAGTATTCCTATTTGTGATTTGGAATATTGGCAGTTAGTAAAACCTCATATTGCTGAAAGCTTGCCCCTATACTTACATTTAGTGATTGATTCTGGAATGGGACGAATTGGCTTTCGAGATGAAGAAGAAATTAAAATAATTGAAAAAAATATTGTTGAGCATCCAACGGCACAATTAGAGGGTGTTTTCACGCATTTTGCTACTGCGGATGAGCTGGATACTACTTATTTTAAACAACAGTTAAAAACATTTAAAGTATTAAAGACAGCCCTTATTACACAACCTAAATATATCCATTGTTCGAATAGCGCAGCTGCTCTCATGCACCCGGAGTTGGAAATTAGCTGCATTCGACTAGGTATTGCAATGTATGGTCTATCACCATCTATGGAAATAAAACCAATGCTACCTTATCAATTAAAACCTGCATTGGCACTTTTTTCAAAATTAACTCAAGTTAAATGGGTTGAAGAAGGTCAATCGATTGGCTACGGTGCTACATATAAAGTAGCTGAAACAGGCGAATGGATTGGCACGCTTCCGATAGGTTATGCGGATGGTTGGTTGCGTGATCGTTCAGGCAGTTTTGTTTTAATTGAAGGCCAACGTTGTCAAATTATTGGTCGTGTTTGTATGGACCAATGTATGATTCGTTTACCAAAATACTATCCGATAGATACTACAGTTACTTTTATTGGCGAAAGTTACAATGAGTCAGTTACTACTGATGATGTTGCTGATTATAGTGGCACTATTAATTATGAAATCGTTTGTCTCCTAAGCGATCGCATTCCACGTTATTATATTTAA
- a CDS encoding type II toxin-antitoxin system PemK/MazF family toxin: protein MIRRGEIYYADLSPVKGSEQGGIRPVLIIQNDIGNKFSPTVIVAAVTAKIQKAKLLTHVEVKSSKKGLNKNSVILLEQIRTIDKQRLTDRVTVLDKKVMKEVDNSLKISLSLVTF, encoded by the coding sequence ATGATTAGAAGAGGTGAAATTTATTATGCAGACTTATCTCCTGTCAAAGGATCAGAACAGGGTGGAATTAGACCAGTGTTGATTATCCAAAATGATATCGGCAACAAGTTCAGTCCAACCGTTATTGTTGCAGCTGTTACTGCTAAAATTCAAAAAGCAAAACTTTTAACCCATGTCGAAGTAAAAAGCAGCAAAAAAGGATTGAATAAAAATTCAGTGATTTTGTTAGAACAAATTCGTACAATTGATAAACAAAGGTTAACAGACCGTGTAACAGTTCTTGATAAAAAGGTGATGAAAGAAGTAGATAACAGTCTGAAAATAAGTTTAAGCCTGGTTACTTTTTAG
- a CDS encoding PP2C family protein-serine/threonine phosphatase has translation MTFRFEKDYSKFLNGYIKEGDEKYLYNINKWSKEAISQGVSPEEIVGIHRTALLTIPEKLPDIVLSSLEVLMTVMVNYGADYRRNLIIKKQQEELQKEILKAGKIQKSLLQTEIPSKEHLDVGVCDKPANQMSGDYYHFFENETAITVSLADVIGKGIPAALAMSMLKYGMQNAPDDVVSVSGMLSYLNKVVEENISDNMFITMFLGVYDKSNKVFTYSSAGHEIGFWYNALDNEYQDLYAKGLMLGIQEEVTYHEYQRSLSIGDFIVVLSDGVTETRIGDGFIERETLKELIYSFHELSAQDIADNVYKKLVELQNFKLYDDFTLIIIKRIA, from the coding sequence GTGACTTTCCGTTTTGAGAAAGATTATAGTAAATTTCTGAATGGGTATATAAAAGAAGGGGACGAAAAATACTTATATAATATTAATAAGTGGAGTAAAGAAGCAATTTCACAAGGTGTTTCACCTGAAGAAATCGTTGGTATTCATCGTACCGCACTTCTTACGATTCCAGAAAAATTACCGGATATTGTATTGTCGTCTTTAGAGGTATTGATGACGGTAATGGTGAATTATGGTGCGGATTATAGACGGAATCTTATTATAAAAAAACAACAGGAAGAACTGCAAAAAGAAATTTTAAAAGCTGGGAAAATCCAAAAATCATTGTTACAAACAGAAATTCCAAGTAAAGAACATTTGGATGTTGGTGTGTGTGATAAGCCTGCTAACCAAATGAGTGGTGATTATTATCATTTTTTTGAAAATGAAACAGCCATCACTGTCAGTCTAGCGGATGTGATAGGTAAAGGGATACCCGCAGCGCTAGCAATGTCGATGCTTAAGTATGGTATGCAAAATGCTCCTGATGATGTAGTAAGTGTGAGTGGTATGTTATCCTACCTTAACAAGGTGGTTGAAGAAAATATTTCAGATAATATGTTTATTACGATGTTTTTAGGGGTATATGATAAATCGAATAAAGTGTTTACCTATTCGTCTGCAGGTCATGAAATTGGTTTTTGGTATAACGCATTAGATAATGAATACCAGGATCTATATGCCAAAGGATTAATGTTAGGTATTCAAGAAGAAGTCACTTATCATGAGTACCAGCGTTCGCTTAGTATAGGTGATTTTATTGTGGTGTTATCAGATGGTGTGACAGAGACACGAATTGGTGACGGGTTTATTGAACGTGAAACATTAAAAGAGTTAATCTACTCGTTCCATGAATTATCGGCACAGGATATTGCTGATAATGTGTATAAAAAATTAGTTGAGCTACAAAATTTTAAACTATATGACGATTTCACATTAATTATCATCAAACGTATAGCTTAA
- a CDS encoding STAS domain-containing protein, giving the protein MVLNTSVEETNDNTAIFTLRGEIDGNTAPRLEIEMSKFAEIENFVIRVNLSEVTYMDSTGLGVFVGIYKSLVKVNGQLLIEEVPKRLDRLFTITGLDNIMSINRKEKDDGADDN; this is encoded by the coding sequence ATGGTTTTAAACACAAGTGTCGAAGAAACGAATGATAATACAGCCATTTTCACATTAAGGGGTGAAATTGATGGTAATACGGCACCTCGTTTAGAAATTGAAATGTCTAAGTTTGCTGAGATTGAAAATTTTGTAATACGAGTCAATTTGAGTGAAGTAACTTATATGGATAGTACAGGCTTAGGAGTTTTTGTCGGTATTTATAAAAGTCTTGTTAAGGTAAATGGACAGTTGTTAATTGAAGAAGTACCTAAGCGACTAGACCGCTTATTTACAATTACCGGTCTAGACAATATAATGTCGATAAATCGAAAGGAAAAGGATGACGGTGCTGATGACAATTAA
- the rsbW gene encoding anti-sigma B factor RsbW, which yields MTIKKIDCIEMKIPAKSEYISLGRLTLSSIANQCGFSYEIIEDLKIAISEAITNAVTHAYQNSEEGIIEIIFSRYEDRLGIRVKDEGVTPADGVKLSSDRKPYTADVTADTLEVGGLGLFLIQALMDDVVLKEENGVEIEMIKYFDKE from the coding sequence ATGACAATTAAAAAAATTGATTGTATTGAAATGAAAATACCTGCTAAATCCGAATATATTTCTTTAGGACGTTTAACGCTTTCGAGTATTGCTAATCAATGTGGTTTCAGTTATGAAATCATCGAGGATTTGAAAATTGCTATTAGTGAGGCAATTACTAATGCAGTCACTCATGCTTATCAAAATAGTGAAGAAGGCATTATTGAAATTATATTTTCACGCTATGAAGACCGGCTAGGAATACGTGTTAAAGATGAAGGCGTTACTCCAGCAGATGGTGTAAAGCTTTCAAGTGATCGTAAACCCTATACAGCAGATGTAACTGCTGATACTTTAGAAGTGGGTGGCTTGGGGTTGTTTTTGATTCAAGCCTTAATGGATGATGTGGTACTTAAAGAAGAAAATGGTGTGGAAATCGAAATGATTAAATACTTTGATAAAGAGTAG
- the sigB gene encoding RNA polymerase sigma factor SigB, whose protein sequence is MVHRGKATDPTKEQIDEWIQQVQKSNDEEAKTKLVLHYSGLVEALARKYSNGKQSYHNDLVQVGYLGLLGAIARFDASFDRKFESFAIPTIIGEIKRYLRDKTWSVHVPRRIKELGPKIKNTVEELTIALQRSPSIQEIAQSIDYTQEEVLEAMEMGQSYQALSVDHTFETDNDGSQMSLLDVVGEDGYEMIEQRMLLEKAMPVLNDRERMVLQLTFFDNKSQKEAGEEMEVSQMHVSRLQRGAIKKLRAALLKMQYDE, encoded by the coding sequence ATGGTGCACAGAGGAAAAGCAACTGATCCGACTAAGGAACAAATAGATGAATGGATTCAACAAGTGCAAAAATCAAATGACGAAGAGGCTAAAACAAAGTTGGTTCTTCATTATTCTGGTCTTGTAGAAGCTTTGGCGCGTAAATACTCTAATGGAAAACAATCCTATCACAATGATTTAGTTCAAGTGGGTTATTTGGGATTATTAGGTGCAATTGCTCGTTTTGATGCCTCATTTGATCGTAAGTTCGAATCTTTTGCAATCCCTACAATTATTGGTGAAATTAAACGTTACTTGCGTGATAAAACCTGGAGTGTACATGTACCAAGACGAATAAAAGAACTTGGTCCAAAGATAAAAAATACAGTAGAAGAGTTAACGATTGCTCTTCAACGTTCTCCAAGTATTCAAGAAATTGCTCAGAGTATTGACTACACACAAGAAGAAGTACTAGAAGCAATGGAAATGGGTCAAAGTTATCAAGCATTATCTGTGGATCATACCTTTGAAACAGATAATGATGGTTCGCAAATGAGTTTATTAGATGTTGTTGGTGAAGATGGTTATGAAATGATAGAACAACGCATGCTGCTTGAAAAGGCTATGCCTGTCCTTAATGACCGTGAACGTATGGTATTACAACTAACTTTTTTTGATAATAAAAGTCAAAAAGAAGCTGGTGAAGAAATGGAAGTATCACAAATGCACGTCTCACGATTACAACGTGGAGCAATTAAGAAATTACGTGCCGCATTATTAAAAATGCAATATGACGAATAA
- a CDS encoding Tex family protein, with the protein MDAIIIQQLTSELTLRKKQIETTLELLEEGNTVPFIARYRKEATGELDEVQIRTIEERYNYLVKLSQRKEDVLRTIAEQGKLTTELKQAIEKATKQQVVEDLYRPYKIKKRTKATIAKEQGLEPLSNWLLGLPTTGSAVAEAEKYINAEQEINSSEEALAGAHEILAEVISDNPVYRSFIREMTYNRGRLTATKKKKAVDEQEVFAMYYDYDEAVKSIVPHRVLALNRGEKEDVLKVNLEVDEEAVQRYIALQVMRKQETVAQAAIIAAITDAYKRFIGPAIEREIRSELTEHAETHAIDIFGQNLRKLLLQSPLKDKCVLALDPAYRTGCKLAVLDKQGKAVTTSVIYPHKPVNKLVEAQKIMLDLIKKYDVEIIAIGNGTASRESEQFTSELIKDNHLSVAYIIVNEAGASVYSASEMAREEFPDLTVEKRSAISIGRRLQDPLAELVKIDPKSVGVGQYQHDVSQKELSDTLTFVVETAVNQVGVNVNTASSALLQYVSGLNKTTAQNIRRYREENGPFLSRAQLKKVPRLGAKSYEQSIGFLRIPDAKNKLDETAIHPESYDVAKQILTQLQLKPSDLGTEELVKGIANINIESLSESTGVGVATLTDVIASMKAPSRDLRDDMEAPLLHQDVLSMTDLKEGMELQGTVRNVVDFGAFIDIGVKQDGLVHVSKLSDKFVKDPMKVVSVGDIVTVWVVSVDTNKQRVALSMIQPRVKA; encoded by the coding sequence ATGGATGCAATCATCATACAACAATTAACCAGCGAATTAACACTGCGGAAAAAACAAATTGAAACAACCTTAGAATTGCTAGAAGAAGGCAATACTGTTCCGTTTATTGCACGTTATCGTAAAGAAGCCACAGGAGAACTAGACGAGGTTCAAATCCGTACAATTGAAGAACGTTATAACTATTTAGTGAAGTTATCGCAACGTAAAGAAGATGTATTACGAACCATTGCGGAACAGGGTAAGTTAACAACTGAGTTAAAACAAGCAATTGAAAAAGCGACAAAACAACAAGTTGTTGAAGATTTATACCGCCCTTATAAAATAAAGAAACGTACGAAAGCAACAATCGCTAAAGAACAAGGTTTAGAACCGTTGTCAAATTGGTTATTAGGATTGCCTACAACGGGTAGTGCAGTAGCGGAAGCTGAAAAATATATCAATGCGGAACAAGAAATCAACTCAAGTGAAGAAGCATTAGCAGGTGCTCATGAAATTCTGGCAGAAGTTATTAGTGACAATCCTGTTTATCGTAGCTTCATACGTGAGATGACATATAATCGTGGTCGTTTAACAGCAACTAAGAAAAAGAAAGCGGTTGATGAGCAAGAAGTCTTTGCAATGTACTACGATTATGATGAGGCAGTAAAATCAATCGTTCCTCATCGTGTGTTAGCGCTTAACCGTGGAGAGAAAGAAGACGTCTTAAAAGTAAACCTTGAGGTTGATGAAGAAGCCGTTCAACGCTACATTGCCTTGCAGGTGATGCGTAAACAAGAGACAGTAGCCCAAGCTGCAATTATTGCCGCGATTACAGATGCATACAAACGTTTCATTGGACCGGCGATAGAGCGTGAAATACGCAGTGAATTAACGGAGCATGCAGAGACGCATGCGATTGATATTTTTGGTCAAAATTTACGTAAATTATTGCTGCAATCGCCATTAAAAGACAAATGTGTGTTGGCATTAGATCCAGCCTATCGTACAGGATGTAAATTAGCTGTGCTGGATAAGCAAGGCAAGGCAGTAACAACATCAGTTATTTATCCCCATAAACCAGTAAACAAATTGGTAGAAGCGCAAAAAATAATGTTGGATCTTATTAAGAAATACGATGTTGAAATTATTGCTATTGGTAATGGGACAGCGTCACGTGAATCCGAACAATTTACATCTGAATTAATCAAAGATAATCATTTGTCAGTTGCCTATATTATTGTGAATGAAGCGGGTGCGAGTGTTTATTCTGCTAGTGAAATGGCACGTGAAGAATTCCCTGATCTCACAGTTGAAAAACGGTCGGCAATTTCAATTGGTCGTCGTTTACAAGATCCATTAGCCGAATTGGTTAAGATTGATCCTAAATCTGTTGGAGTTGGACAATATCAACATGATGTTTCCCAAAAAGAATTATCAGATACCCTAACATTTGTAGTTGAAACGGCAGTTAACCAAGTAGGTGTTAATGTCAACACGGCATCAAGTGCACTATTACAATACGTCTCTGGTCTTAACAAAACAACCGCACAAAATATCCGTCGTTATCGTGAAGAAAACGGCCCGTTCTTAAGTCGAGCACAATTGAAAAAGGTCCCACGTTTAGGCGCAAAATCTTATGAGCAAAGTATTGGTTTTTTACGTATTCCTGACGCTAAGAACAAGTTGGATGAAACTGCTATTCACCCAGAATCATACGATGTTGCAAAACAAATTTTAACCCAATTACAATTAAAACCAAGTGATTTAGGTACGGAAGAATTGGTTAAAGGGATTGCGAATATTAATATTGAGTCATTGAGTGAAAGCACAGGTGTTGGTGTTGCAACATTAACCGATGTTATTGCTTCAATGAAAGCACCGAGTCGAGATTTACGCGACGATATGGAAGCGCCGTTATTACACCAAGATGTATTATCGATGACTGATTTAAAAGAAGGTATGGAATTACAAGGCACTGTTAGGAACGTTGTTGATTTTGGTGCATTTATCGATATTGGTGTGAAACAAGACGGTTTAGTTCATGTTTCTAAACTCAGCGATAAATTTGTAAAAGACCCAATGAAAGTAGTCTCAGTGGGTGATATAGTAACCGTTTGGGTTGTAAGCGTTGATACAAACAAACAACGTGTTGCTTTATCGATGATTCAACCGCGTGTTAAAGCATAA
- a CDS encoding SprT family protein yields MTDEQLQQWMERVSEVFFGHPFVHQARFNKRLQTTGGRYLLATHAIEMNHKYLDAYGEEYFEKIMKHELCHYHLHLQGKGYQHRDVDFKTMLRAVGGTRFCKRIETANDHQYECQTCHFIYHRKKQLNVVKYVCGKCKGRLKKITDK; encoded by the coding sequence ATGACGGATGAACAGTTACAACAATGGATGGAAAGGGTGTCTGAAGTTTTTTTCGGACATCCTTTTGTTCACCAAGCGCGTTTTAATAAACGACTGCAGACAACGGGCGGTCGGTATCTATTAGCGACACATGCTATTGAAATGAACCATAAATATTTAGATGCCTATGGTGAGGAATATTTTGAAAAAATAATGAAGCATGAGCTATGTCATTATCATTTACATCTTCAAGGAAAAGGATACCAGCACCGTGATGTTGATTTCAAAACAATGTTAAGAGCTGTTGGAGGAACCCGTTTCTGTAAACGAATTGAAACAGCGAATGATCATCAATACGAATGTCAAACATGCCATTTTATTTATCATCGTAAGAAACAGCTTAATGTTGTAAAATATGTTTGTGGTAAGTGTAAAGGTAGATTGAAAAAAATAACTGACAAATAA
- a CDS encoding NCS2 family permease — MFSKYPIKVDYKKEVLAGLTAFFAISYVIIVNSMILAEAGIPPELSVFGTIIISIIGCVAIGLFAKVPIVITTGMGVNSFFTYTLVYSLKLSWQEALAVSFSASVIYLIVAYTPLTNLLADAVPESLKHAITTGIGLFLVIIGLEKGSVIVKGDHTFMQLNDFSSPLLLMTLFTLVLTLFLFFKGIQGSFFIGILITTVITNVFNIIPREKSLFSLQAITDYPQIVGKLDFSGFLSGGFILGTFSLAMILIFESMGLFNGILPGIDNHRFKKAFRVNGIVMLFSSLLGTSPTIPAAESSTGIQEGGRTGITAITVGICFVAAIFMIPLLSFIPSSALAPVIIITGCLMMQNIRFINLVDLSEWFPAFLMIVMMAFSMSISDGLAFGFVAYPLVKVFVGKIKQISKMTWVISALFFAYLIVKIWI; from the coding sequence ATGTTTTCAAAGTATCCAATTAAGGTCGATTACAAAAAAGAAGTACTCGCTGGTTTAACAGCATTTTTTGCGATATCTTATGTAATTATTGTGAACTCAATGATTTTAGCAGAAGCAGGAATTCCTCCAGAACTCAGTGTATTTGGTACTATCATTATTTCGATTATCGGTTGTGTTGCAATCGGTTTATTTGCTAAAGTACCCATTGTCATTACGACAGGGATGGGAGTCAATTCGTTTTTTACATATACGCTTGTTTATTCATTGAAACTGAGCTGGCAAGAGGCATTGGCTGTAAGTTTCTCTGCAAGTGTTATTTATTTAATTGTTGCATATACACCATTAACAAATTTATTAGCAGATGCAGTGCCAGAAAGTTTAAAACATGCGATTACAACAGGAATTGGTTTGTTCTTAGTTATAATCGGATTAGAGAAAGGTAGTGTCATTGTAAAAGGTGATCATACCTTTATGCAATTAAATGATTTTTCATCACCGTTATTATTAATGACCTTGTTTACCTTGGTTTTAACATTATTTCTCTTTTTTAAAGGAATTCAAGGGAGTTTCTTTATAGGAATACTAATCACAACAGTAATTACGAATGTATTCAATATTATTCCACGAGAAAAGAGTCTATTTTCGTTACAAGCAATTACTGATTATCCTCAAATTGTTGGGAAATTAGATTTTAGCGGCTTTTTATCAGGTGGCTTTATATTAGGGACTTTTTCTTTAGCGATGATTTTAATTTTTGAATCTATGGGATTATTTAATGGCATATTACCTGGCATCGATAATCATCGTTTTAAAAAGGCTTTTCGTGTTAACGGTATTGTGATGCTCTTTTCAAGTTTATTAGGTACAAGTCCGACTATTCCAGCTGCAGAAAGTTCAACGGGAATTCAAGAAGGTGGACGTACAGGAATCACTGCCATAACGGTTGGTATTTGTTTTGTAGCGGCTATTTTTATGATTCCATTACTATCGTTTATTCCAAGCTCTGCCTTAGCACCAGTCATTATCATCACAGGTTGTTTAATGATGCAGAATATTCGTTTTATCAATTTGGTTGATTTGAGCGAATGGTTCCCAGCGTTCTTAATGATTGTAATGATGGCTTTTTCTATGAGTATTTCAGATGGATTAGCTTTTGGTTTTGTAGCGTATCCACTTGTAAAAGTATTTGTAGGGAAAATTAAACAAATATCCAAAATGACTTGGGTAATCTCCGCTTTGTTTTTTGCATATTTAATTGTGAAAATTTGGATTTAA